The following DNA comes from Candidatus Desulfatibia profunda.
TCGGTTCATCCCCGCGTGTGCGGGGAACGCACTTGTTCTATCCTATTGCTAATATTAAGTTTTCAAAGAACGAAAAAAGCTACCGACAAATTACATCTTTTCATCCTCTACCTCCAAGGATTCTTGGGATGCCGGCAGCGGCAGAAATGACACCAGCTTAACTCCGTCTAGTTCCAACGGAATACGACGGTTTGGGCCAAGGGTCTCAAAATCGAATCCTGCTTCCGTGTTGGTGGACCAGACTATGACAGCATTGCCTTCATCTATGCCTGTTTGGACCTGTTTCCAGATCATTTCGCGGATGCGCCGGGAATACTTGCCGACGTAAACCCCGGCCCGAATCTCCAGCAACCACACGGCCAGTCTCCCTCGCAACCGCGGCGGTGCATTTTCAACCACGATGACCAGCATCCCCCAGCTCCTCCTTGTTGGGAATAGCAACTTCAACTGCTTCCTCGTGCGCTTTGGGGATAGAGATCTCACCGGCCGCAAGCACCTCCTCGATAGTAGGGATAATTCGATGGAGCAGCCGCGTCTGGCGGAACATGTCCCGGCAGGCTAAGCGCACATCGCGCTCCGGTTGGGCAGGATGGCGTGAAGCGATACGGAAAGCGACAGGCACAACGGTTTCGAATTTAAAAATGTCGGCAATGTCGTAAACAAAAGACTGCGGCTTGCCGGTATGAATAAAACCTACGGCAGGGGCATAACCGGCGGCCAGGATAGCCGCTTCGCAGATACCGTAAAGGCATGCGGTCGCGGAGGAGAGGCATCGGTTGGGAATATCGCCGCTTCCCCATTCTGAGGAATCATATTTGCGACTTTTCCATGACACCCGATATTGGCGGGCAATCAGATCGTACATCTTTCGTACTCGTGCGCCCTCGATGCCGCGCAACTGTTCCACGCTACGCTTGGCAGGCGGCTCTTCCTTGAACCGCAGCGTATACATCTTGCGCACCACCTTAAGCCGAGCCGCATCGTCCAAGGCCAGCCTGGCCTGGTAGAGCAGCCGGTCTGCCCGTGCACCACCAGGTTGACCGGCAGAGTAGAGGCGAACGCCGGCTTCACCCACCCATACCAGCAGACAGCCGACACGAGAAGCCAGCACGGCCGCGGCATGCGAAACCCGTGTGCCCGGCTCCAGCATCAGGCAGGCCACACCGCCCACCGGGATATGGGTGCGCACCCCGTTTTTGTCCACCAATACAAAAGCCCCATCAAGGACATCGAGTTGTCCCTTTTCAAC
Coding sequences within:
- the cas2 gene encoding type I-E CRISPR-associated endoribonuclease Cas2: MLVIVVENAPPRLRGRLAVWLLEIRAGVYVGKYSRRIREMIWKQVQTGIDEGNAVIVWSTNTEAGFDFETLGPNRRIPLELDGVKLVSFLPLPASQESLEVEDEKM
- the cas1e gene encoding type I-E CRISPR-associated endonuclease Cas1 — translated: MEPILPPLKPIPIKDRISVLFVEKGQLDVLDGAFVLVDKNGVRTHIPVGGVACLMLEPGTRVSHAAAVLASRVGCLLVWVGEAGVRLYSAGQPGGARADRLLYQARLALDDAARLKVVRKMYTLRFKEEPPAKRSVEQLRGIEGARVRKMYDLIARQYRVSWKSRKYDSSEWGSGDIPNRCLSSATACLYGICEAAILAAGYAPAVGFIHTGKPQSFVYDIADIFKFETVVPVAFRIASRHPAQPERDVRLACRDMFRQTRLLHRIIPTIEEVLAAGEISIPKAHEEAVEVAIPNKEELGDAGHRG